One segment of candidate division KSB1 bacterium DNA contains the following:
- a CDS encoding fibronectin type III domain-containing protein encodes MSLQIIYSIYTVLFSLESVLVLWQPNSEPDLAGYRIYYGLRSGDYLHVIDVENNTSWLINDLTSGNTYFFAVTAYDKSGNESDFSEEVSIHLNDENNDIEEGESTLQLVYNFPNPMTLNIQNTWIRYYLVQDEWVSIQIYDMNHNLIQTILDETMRQAGEHTDDFWDGKNAKGNYVASGVYICKITVGRIHNVIRIVTIR; translated from the coding sequence ATGAGTTTACAAATTATTTATTCAATTTATACTGTCCTGTTTTCGTTAGAATCAGTGCTTGTTTTATGGCAGCCAAATTCAGAGCCCGATCTAGCGGGATATCGAATTTATTATGGGTTACGTTCTGGAGATTATCTACACGTTATTGATGTGGAAAATAATACTTCGTGGTTGATTAATGACTTAACCTCCGGAAACACCTATTTTTTTGCAGTAACAGCTTATGATAAATCAGGTAATGAAAGTGATTTTTCCGAAGAGGTGAGTATTCATTTAAACGACGAAAATAATGATATTGAGGAAGGCGAATCGACTTTACAGCTTGTTTATAATTTTCCCAATCCAATGACATTGAATATTCAAAACACTTGGATTCGATATTACCTGGTTCAAGATGAATGGGTATCCATTCAAATTTATGATATGAATCATAACTTAATTCAAACAATTCTTGATGAGACGATGAGACAGGCTGGAGAACATACTGATGATTTTTGGGATGGCAAAAATGCAAAGGGCAATTATGTCGCGAGTGGTGTTTACATTTGTAAAATAACTGTGGGTAGAATCCATAATGTTATTCGAATTGTCACGATTCGCTGA
- a CDS encoding choice-of-anchor D domain-containing protein: MKKLMRLIFILSVTLATNTVFAQPQINPRALNFGNVQVGESKDLSITISNNNSSDLIFTIRSISGPFIATNDPGRLTLTANQSFVLQIRFSPTNRFDFSGSLIIDAIAPNQTTNEIPLSGSGFGPRMILSPNLVINFGDVDENSSTKRKVLVLNLPAPDPDLNADLKVDNITTSLSSAYSVSPTNFTLALGDTKSVTIIFHPPDYGSYDGNRVTFFTNDKSQAVFSINLNGFGLDKTPPLPITQLTATWGNFDGYTNADNLSICWQNPVDSSGIAEVWWKFSSSASPPQSATDTTKFGGRYALQLDEACVQIPLRGRITTGFWNCYIWLVDGSGNSGYLNAIQESFVFDITPPKAPTVLSRSIPETQWFGDHDTFTLTVDIPTDSDRGTYDAREIRWKFNSIPANDHEYDELILLPGNGATQFTFSIGFDNIFQCGENELYLWFADSTGNSSKDSVTAIQYRWDICNPVITRKLTNDQNIANAGEIFQDRFIVTDQSQVDSVLIQYRLGGAETLKPSRYAQRVGDTDEFIVDIPAQDVTSRGLEIRIKAIDIVGNGNNWPDDGGNESWFPIRTRISGDGEFPTDIDGKAVPLISGVNETSYQLFSVPFSLNDGTISAVVADDLGKSDDTVWRLFDYRPEYPENSRLLEGTLVRNFNPGRAFFVITSSENIVIDSGPGLTINTIEPYKFQIYEGWNLVATPFAFPIHKDSISFENETNGANIVINSYEKGWKITDVMEPWKGYAIYIPDQGVNNNPVYLVFNPKAAPGSLGKSGENLINLSAGEWLVRISATAGEMTDENNWVGVRKNAKVDYDQLDFAEPPVIGDFVSVSFPHSEWDQPARMFSSDIRPIDKTDQVWDFRVESNQLDEIVILSFDWIGDLPEEWEIYLIDESLKLTHNLKQNPVYSVKTGNDFLSKNLRLAVGKKSFVENIAGEAGLVPGHFKLFQNFPNPFNPETNIRYNLAETTQIKLMIYDLQGRLVRILIHGEEQTAGFKSVLWDGRSESGLPVSTGVYIYTVTTGKKSFSRKMLMMK, encoded by the coding sequence ATGAAAAAATTAATGCGGTTAATATTTATTTTGTCAGTAACTCTAGCGACAAATACAGTATTTGCTCAACCTCAGATTAATCCCAGGGCATTAAATTTTGGGAATGTTCAAGTGGGAGAATCTAAAGATTTATCGATAACAATCAGTAATAATAATTCCTCAGATTTGATCTTTACCATTCGGTCTATCTCAGGGCCATTCATTGCTACGAATGACCCGGGAAGGTTGACACTTACAGCAAACCAGTCATTTGTTTTACAAATTCGTTTTAGCCCTACAAATCGATTTGATTTCAGTGGGAGTTTGATTATCGATGCAATTGCTCCCAATCAAACGACAAATGAAATTCCATTATCAGGTTCAGGATTTGGGCCTAGAATGATTCTATCGCCAAACTTGGTTATCAATTTCGGTGATGTTGATGAAAATTCTTCAACAAAGAGAAAAGTGCTCGTGCTTAATTTACCAGCCCCAGATCCTGATCTGAATGCGGATCTTAAAGTTGACAATATTACAACTTCACTTTCAAGTGCTTACAGCGTTTCTCCAACTAATTTTACCTTAGCTTTGGGAGATACCAAGTCTGTCACCATCATTTTCCATCCACCTGACTATGGTTCGTACGATGGAAATCGAGTGACGTTTTTTACCAACGACAAATCACAAGCCGTATTTTCGATTAATCTAAATGGATTTGGATTAGACAAAACTCCTCCGTTACCAATCACTCAACTGACTGCAACTTGGGGTAATTTTGATGGATATACAAATGCCGATAATTTATCGATTTGTTGGCAAAATCCGGTAGATTCAAGTGGAATAGCTGAAGTTTGGTGGAAATTTTCCAGCAGTGCTTCTCCGCCTCAATCTGCTACTGACACAACTAAATTCGGTGGCCGCTATGCATTGCAACTGGATGAAGCGTGTGTCCAAATTCCTTTGAGAGGGAGGATAACAACAGGGTTCTGGAATTGCTATATTTGGCTGGTTGATGGTAGCGGAAATTCAGGTTACCTGAATGCTATTCAAGAAAGTTTTGTTTTTGATATTACGCCGCCAAAAGCACCAACCGTTTTGAGTCGTTCGATTCCAGAGACCCAATGGTTTGGTGATCATGATACATTTACTTTAACCGTAGATATTCCAACGGATAGTGATCGAGGCACCTATGATGCCAGAGAAATTCGTTGGAAATTTAACTCAATTCCGGCAAATGACCATGAGTATGATGAACTGATACTATTGCCTGGCAACGGTGCAACCCAATTTACTTTCTCAATAGGTTTTGATAACATTTTTCAATGCGGTGAAAATGAGTTATATCTTTGGTTCGCAGATTCTACCGGAAATTCCAGCAAGGATTCTGTGACGGCGATTCAATATCGCTGGGATATATGCAATCCGGTGATTACGCGAAAGCTTACCAATGACCAAAATATTGCAAACGCTGGTGAAATTTTCCAAGATCGTTTTATTGTTACTGACCAATCCCAGGTTGATAGTGTTTTGATCCAATATCGCTTGGGCGGTGCAGAAACTTTAAAACCATCTCGCTATGCTCAAAGAGTAGGAGATACTGATGAGTTTATTGTTGATATTCCTGCGCAAGATGTGACCAGCAGGGGATTAGAAATTAGAATAAAAGCTATTGATATTGTTGGTAACGGAAATAATTGGCCGGATGATGGGGGGAATGAAAGTTGGTTTCCAATTCGAACCCGAATTTCCGGTGATGGAGAATTTCCCACAGATATTGATGGTAAAGCTGTTCCTCTTATATCAGGAGTTAACGAAACCAGCTATCAATTATTCTCAGTTCCGTTTTCATTAAACGATGGCACTATATCTGCTGTGGTGGCGGATGATCTTGGTAAATCCGATGATACGGTTTGGCGGTTATTTGACTATCGTCCCGAATATCCTGAAAACTCTCGCTTGTTGGAAGGGACTCTTGTGCGAAACTTTAATCCGGGCCGGGCATTTTTTGTCATAACTAGTTCAGAAAACATTGTGATTGATAGTGGACCAGGCTTAACCATAAACACAATCGAACCCTATAAATTTCAAATCTATGAGGGTTGGAACCTGGTTGCGACACCTTTTGCTTTCCCGATTCACAAAGATTCAATTTCCTTTGAGAATGAAACCAACGGCGCTAATATTGTCATAAACTCTTATGAAAAAGGATGGAAAATAACCGATGTTATGGAGCCGTGGAAGGGCTATGCAATCTATATTCCGGATCAGGGCGTCAATAACAATCCTGTTTATTTAGTGTTCAATCCAAAAGCAGCACCAGGCAGCCTGGGTAAATCGGGTGAAAATTTGATAAATTTAAGCGCTGGGGAATGGTTGGTTAGAATATCAGCGACTGCAGGTGAAATGACTGATGAAAATAATTGGGTAGGTGTACGAAAGAACGCTAAAGTTGATTACGACCAACTGGATTTTGCCGAACCCCCTGTAATAGGCGATTTTGTCTCAGTGTCATTTCCGCATTCAGAGTGGGATCAACCGGCCCGGATGTTTAGTTCGGACATTAGACCGATTGATAAAACAGATCAAGTCTGGGATTTCCGGGTAGAATCCAATCAGTTAGATGAAATAGTAATACTCTCATTTGATTGGATTGGTGATTTACCCGAAGAATGGGAAATTTATTTAATCGATGAAAGTCTCAAACTTACCCATAATCTTAAACAGAATCCTGTGTATTCAGTTAAAACCGGAAATGATTTTTTAAGCAAGAATTTACGATTAGCAGTTGGAAAGAAATCATTTGTGGAAAATATCGCTGGGGAAGCTGGACTGGTTCCGGGTCATTTTAAATTATTTCAGAATTTTCCAAATCCTTTTAATCCGGAAACCAATATTCGCTATAATTTAGCAGAAACAACCCAAATTAAATTAATGATTTATGATTTACAGGGCCGGCTCGTACGCATTCTCATCCATGGCGAAGAGCAGACTGCGGGATTTAAGAGTGTACTATGGGATGGACGAAGTGAGTCAGGTCTTCCGGTTTCTACGGGTGTCTATATTTACACTGTTACAACCGGTAAAAAATCATTTTCAAGGAAAATGCTAATGATGAAATGA
- a CDS encoding SH3 domain-containing protein codes for MKSKFILIHHLFSLFLFVNFTFADDNFGSPGAFLRFGVGTRALALGNAFTAIADDATAVYWNPAGLIQMRNIQLNVQYSHLPFDRTFHFIGSVLPLRRVGSFGFSWIGYKVNNLEARQTNTLEPDYFFSNSENAFMISFGRQINSRLSMGGNFKWIYHSLDNRTASGYGFDAAILVTLIQNFKMGIMIQDINTQKKWDNGFTDLFQQTIRIGASYHLAPYLLFSGEIENRWNEKPVRHFGVEIKSFNNLSVQIGMNKNRFTSGASLNIPLSNIDLKLGYGLTNSEIGDSYIHGFSLNLSFHKASSKSFSGMTTIESKNSVKRFEILANLLYVRDGPGMQHPVIDSVRKGEQFESRTQLRGWLKIRLRSSKTGWISGKYTRVIR; via the coding sequence ATGAAAAGTAAATTTATATTAATTCATCATCTGTTCTCTTTGTTCCTGTTTGTTAATTTTACTTTTGCCGATGACAATTTCGGCTCTCCAGGCGCTTTCCTGAGATTTGGCGTTGGCACTCGTGCGTTAGCTTTGGGGAACGCATTCACTGCCATTGCAGATGATGCTACTGCTGTATATTGGAATCCTGCCGGCCTCATTCAAATGAGGAATATTCAACTAAATGTACAATACAGCCATTTGCCATTCGATCGTACATTTCACTTTATTGGTTCGGTCTTGCCATTGAGAAGGGTAGGTTCGTTTGGTTTCAGCTGGATTGGTTATAAGGTCAACAACCTGGAAGCCAGGCAAACGAATACACTGGAACCCGATTATTTTTTCAGCAATTCGGAAAATGCTTTCATGATTTCTTTTGGCCGACAAATAAATTCCCGCCTTTCAATGGGCGGAAATTTTAAATGGATTTATCATTCTCTAGACAATAGAACAGCATCAGGTTATGGATTTGATGCTGCCATTCTTGTTACTCTTATTCAAAATTTTAAAATGGGTATTATGATTCAGGACATCAATACACAGAAAAAATGGGATAATGGTTTCACGGATCTGTTTCAGCAAACTATCAGGATTGGTGCATCTTACCACTTGGCACCGTACTTGTTATTCAGCGGTGAAATCGAAAACAGGTGGAATGAAAAACCGGTTCGTCATTTCGGCGTGGAAATCAAATCCTTTAACAATTTGTCTGTTCAAATTGGTATGAATAAGAATCGATTCACATCCGGTGCATCTTTGAACATCCCACTGTCGAATATAGATTTGAAATTGGGCTATGGATTGACAAATAGTGAAATTGGTGATTCCTACATCCATGGTTTTTCACTGAATTTATCCTTTCACAAAGCATCCTCAAAGAGTTTTTCCGGAATGACAACCATTGAATCTAAAAATTCAGTTAAGAGATTTGAGATTTTGGCAAATTTATTATATGTGAGAGACGGACCCGGGATGCAACATCCAGTTATTGATTCTGTACGAAAGGGAGAGCAGTTTGAGAGCCGCACACAACTTCGCGGATGGTTAAAAATTCGTTTGCGATCTAGTAAGACAGGTTGGATCAGCGGTAAATATACCAGGGTCATTCGCTAA